One genomic window of Candidatus Kuenenia stuttgartiensis includes the following:
- a CDS encoding TldD/PmbA family protein translates to MEKMIKNALKLAKADYAEVRVHEGVSTGVTYVGKELEGIGEKSSFGGCVRALVNGGWGFVAFNDIEHLPKYIEMACEQAKFVGKNKSQLSPIPILNDHTKTTVVNDPAEISLKEKQSLCDKYNTIILSSKQIQTSNVRYLDSRGTVFFSNTEGSFIAQETIFCGISLLAMARDGMNVQQAYHSVGDLRGYNNVLNMEQECEKVAKRAVDQLSAKPVNGGKYTVIIDPKLCGVFVHEAFGHLSEADFVYENAQLREIMVLGKRFGSDALSIVDDGTLVGEAGYNKYDSEGTPTQKTYLIKNGILTNRLHSRETAAKMNEKPTGNARAISYGNEPIVRMTNTFMEPRNDTFEKMLSEVDDGIYAIGALGGQTNMEMFTFSAEEAYMIRNGQLKEKVRDVVLTGNVFETLMNIDAIGNDLEIYGGMGGCGKGGQSPLRVSDGGPHVRIRNVVIGGR, encoded by the coding sequence ATGGAAAAAATGATAAAAAACGCATTAAAACTGGCAAAAGCGGACTACGCTGAGGTTCGTGTCCATGAAGGGGTCAGTACGGGTGTCACTTATGTAGGGAAAGAGCTTGAAGGTATCGGTGAAAAAAGCTCTTTTGGCGGATGCGTAAGGGCGTTAGTAAACGGCGGCTGGGGTTTTGTCGCCTTTAACGATATAGAACATCTTCCGAAATACATTGAAATGGCCTGTGAACAGGCAAAATTCGTTGGGAAGAATAAAAGCCAGCTTTCCCCCATACCCATACTAAACGATCATACAAAGACGACAGTTGTCAATGACCCGGCGGAAATATCCTTGAAAGAAAAACAGTCGCTTTGCGACAAATACAACACGATCATCCTTTCTTCAAAACAAATACAGACGTCCAATGTCCGGTATCTGGATTCACGCGGCACAGTATTTTTCTCCAATACAGAAGGGAGCTTTATAGCGCAGGAAACGATTTTTTGCGGCATCTCTCTGCTCGCTATGGCAAGGGACGGCATGAACGTCCAGCAGGCATATCATTCCGTAGGGGACTTGCGCGGGTATAATAACGTATTAAATATGGAACAGGAATGTGAGAAGGTTGCAAAACGCGCGGTTGACCAGCTTTCGGCAAAACCGGTGAATGGCGGCAAATATACGGTCATCATTGATCCCAAGCTGTGCGGTGTATTTGTCCATGAAGCGTTTGGGCACCTCAGCGAGGCGGATTTTGTTTATGAAAACGCTCAATTGCGGGAGATCATGGTTCTTGGGAAGCGTTTTGGCTCTGACGCCTTGTCGATTGTTGATGATGGTACTTTAGTCGGTGAAGCCGGATACAACAAGTATGACAGCGAGGGGACTCCGACGCAAAAGACGTATCTTATTAAAAATGGTATATTAACCAACAGGCTTCATTCGCGGGAAACGGCAGCAAAGATGAATGAAAAGCCTACGGGCAATGCTCGCGCCATCAGTTATGGCAATGAACCCATCGTCCGTATGACGAATACCTTTATGGAGCCGCGTAATGATACCTTCGAAAAAATGTTATCGGAAGTTGATGATGGTATTTACGCAATCGGCGCCTTAGGGGGGCAAACCAATATGGAGATGTTTACCTTTAGTGCGGAAGAGGCATACATGATACGCAACGGGCAGTTGAAAGAGAAAGTACGCGATGTAGTTCTTACCGGAAACGTGTTTGAGACACTCATGAATATTGATGCCATTGGAAACGATCTTGAAATTTATGGGGGTATGGGAGGGTGTGGCAAGGGAGGTCAATCGCCTTTGCGCGTCAGCGACGGCGGGCCTCATGTGCGAATACGAAATGTCGTTATTGGAGGAAGATGA
- a CDS encoding type IV pilus twitching motility protein PilT: MDIMELLAFATKESASDVHISSGEPPMIRIHGDMRKIDMPPLMREDVHTLLYNILNDQQRKVYEEHYELDFAIAITGVGRFRVNAFLQNRGESIVFRTIPEKIPLLEQLNMPPIVAELTKKEKGLILVTGPTGSGKSTTLAAMLDLINREYKCHILTVEDPIEFVHKSKNSLVNQRELGSNTHSFSNALRSALREDPDVILVGEMRDLETISLALTAAETGHLVLATLHTSSAPKTVDRIIDVFPAEQQQQIRTMLSESLQAVIAQQLIKRKEGVGRIAALEIMIGTPAVRNLIRENKIAQIPSALQTGRQHGMQTMDQALLDLCRNGLVSKESIRNFVSAPSVLDGIK; the protein is encoded by the coding sequence ATGGATATAATGGAACTCCTCGCTTTTGCAACCAAAGAAAGCGCGTCGGATGTGCATATAAGTTCCGGTGAACCGCCCATGATCCGTATACATGGTGATATGAGAAAAATTGACATGCCGCCATTGATGAGGGAGGATGTGCATACGCTTTTGTATAATATTCTTAATGACCAGCAACGCAAGGTATATGAGGAACATTATGAATTGGATTTTGCCATTGCAATAACGGGCGTTGGCCGTTTCAGGGTGAACGCCTTTCTGCAGAACAGGGGCGAGTCTATTGTGTTCAGAACCATTCCAGAAAAAATCCCGCTTCTGGAACAACTTAATATGCCCCCTATTGTGGCAGAATTAACGAAAAAGGAGAAGGGGCTCATCCTCGTAACAGGACCTACCGGCAGCGGAAAATCAACCACGCTGGCGGCTATGCTAGACCTCATTAACCGGGAATATAAATGTCATATCCTTACCGTTGAAGACCCCATAGAATTTGTCCATAAGTCCAAAAACAGCCTCGTTAATCAAAGGGAATTGGGGTCAAATACCCATAGTTTCTCTAACGCCCTGAGATCGGCGCTTCGCGAAGACCCTGATGTTATTCTGGTGGGAGAAATGAGAGACCTTGAGACCATATCGCTGGCGCTCACCGCCGCAGAAACCGGTCATCTCGTACTTGCCACGTTGCATACTTCCAGTGCGCCGAAAACGGTTGACAGGATAATTGATGTATTTCCCGCGGAACAACAACAGCAAATCCGCACCATGCTGTCCGAATCGCTTCAGGCGGTAATTGCCCAACAACTGATCAAGAGAAAGGAAGGGGTTGGGCGTATCGCAGCGTTAGAAATTATGATCGGCACCCCTGCCGTAAGAAATTTGATCAGGGAGAATAAGATTGCCCAAATCCCTTCGGCATTGCAAACCGGACGCCAGCACGGCATGCAGACAATGGACCAGGCGCTGTTGGATTTGTGCAGAAACGGCCTTGTTTCCAAAGAATCAATCAGGAATTTTGTAAGCGCCCCCTCTGTCCTCGACGGCATAAAGTAA
- a CDS encoding PilT/PilU family type 4a pilus ATPase produces the protein MEIKDLLQEMVRLDASDIYITVGLPPVYRKEGNNIPAGQEMVTGDDTRTLAESIMSEKQRADFYEQMEMNLALYYPELGRFRVNIFFQQRNVGLVIRQIKINIQSIDDLRLPQVFKDIAMTKRGLVLVVGATGSGKSTTLAAMIDHRNENNSGHIITVEDPIEFVHRHKKSVITQREIGLDSLSFHNALKNTLRQAPDVILVGEIRDTETMESAITFAETGHLCLGTLHANNANQAIERIINFFPPERHEQIYMLLSLNLRAIISQRLIPAKDGKRSGAFEVLLDTPRIKDLILKKEIGLLKETMAKGNQEGMMTLDQSLFHLLKKGEITYENAIAYADSANDLRLRIKVEGIEGEKEEGQAARFKLK, from the coding sequence ATGGAAATAAAAGATTTATTACAAGAAATGGTGCGTTTGGATGCTTCTGATATTTACATTACCGTTGGGCTGCCCCCTGTGTACAGGAAGGAAGGGAACAACATTCCCGCCGGTCAGGAAATGGTAACGGGCGATGACACCCGCACCCTTGCCGAATCAATAATGAGCGAAAAACAAAGGGCAGATTTTTACGAACAGATGGAAATGAATTTAGCCCTGTATTATCCGGAACTTGGACGTTTCAGGGTAAACATTTTTTTTCAGCAAAGGAATGTCGGCCTTGTTATCCGGCAGATAAAGATAAATATTCAGTCTATTGACGATTTACGGCTACCCCAGGTGTTCAAAGACATTGCCATGACAAAACGGGGGCTTGTGCTGGTAGTTGGCGCAACCGGTTCAGGGAAATCAACCACACTGGCGGCGATGATTGATCACAGGAATGAGAATAATTCAGGCCACATAATTACGGTAGAAGACCCCATTGAGTTTGTGCACCGCCATAAAAAGTCTGTTATCACACAAAGAGAAATCGGACTGGACAGCTTGTCGTTTCACAATGCACTAAAAAATACCTTGCGCCAGGCGCCGGACGTCATCCTGGTGGGAGAAATCCGCGATACCGAAACAATGGAGTCTGCCATTACCTTTGCGGAAACGGGCCATCTTTGTTTGGGAACACTTCATGCAAACAACGCAAACCAGGCGATTGAAAGGATTATAAACTTCTTTCCTCCGGAACGGCATGAACAAATATACATGCTCCTCTCGCTGAATCTACGGGCAATAATCTCGCAAAGATTAATTCCAGCAAAAGATGGAAAGCGGTCAGGCGCCTTTGAAGTATTGCTGGACACCCCAAGGATAAAGGATCTTATCTTAAAAAAGGAAATAGGGTTATTGAAGGAAACAATGGCAAAAGGGAATCAGGAAGGGATGATGACCCTGGACCAGTCCTTATTTCATCTTTTAAAAAAGGGGGAAATAACTTACGAAAACGCAATTGCCTACGCCGATAGCGCGAATGATCTGCGTCTGCGGATAAAGGTGGAAGGGATTGAAGGTGAGAAAGAAGAAGGGCAGGCTGCGCGTTTTAAATTAAAGTAA
- a CDS encoding HicB family protein, which translates to MIDLEYSLIIEATEEPDYFGFYSEDLEGFSGIGHSIEDCIYKAKWGMKEHISLLKEKGLPIPPKSKNPRIIIQNEEKLAVA; encoded by the coding sequence ATGATTGATTTAGAATATTCATTAATAATAGAGGCAACTGAAGAACCTGACTATTTTGGATTTTATTCAGAAGATTTAGAAGGTTTTAGTGGCATTGGCCACTCTATAGAGGATTGCATTTATAAAGCAAAATGGGGAATGAAGGAACATATTAGTTTACTAAAAGAAAAGGGATTGCCCATCCCACCAAAAAGCAAAAATCCCAGGATAATTATTCAAAATGAAGAGAAATTAGCAGTTGCTTAG
- a CDS encoding type II toxin-antitoxin system HicA family toxin, translated as MKFSELVKLPEKEGFKIIKEKRSIRYYGKAGWNKLIRVDYHGSKEVPKGTCHAVLKSAGIKKK; from the coding sequence GTGAAATTTAGCGAACTTGTTAAACTTCCTGAAAAAGAAGGATTCAAAATTATAAAAGAAAAAAGGTCTATAAGATATTATGGAAAAGCTGGATGGAACAAATTAATTCGTGTAGACTATCATGGTTCAAAAGAAGTTCCAAAAGGTACCTGTCATGCTGTACTAAAATCAGCAGGAATAAAAAAGAAATAA
- a CDS encoding exonuclease domain-containing protein, with amino-acid sequence MKFVALDVETANADISSICQIGIAKFEDNKLIDEWCSLIDPEDYFDPINIYIHGIAETDVEGSPKIHEVAQKIYGYLDGVLTVCHTHFDRVSVSKAFDKYDIRIPKPKWLDTARVARRTWNEISWSGYGLKNVCELIGYEFKHHNALEDAKASGHILIAAIAKTGLGIEDWLKRVKQPIDPSNISTGGAIRREGNPEGVLYGENLVFTGALTIRRIDAADLAAQIGCNVESGVTKKTTILVVGDQDVTKLAGKEKSSKHQKAERLITKGQQIRILRESDFKELVNNAEDIA; translated from the coding sequence TTGAAATTTGTAGCACTTGATGTTGAAACAGCAAATGCAGATATTTCCTCCATCTGTCAAATCGGCATTGCTAAATTCGAAGATAATAAACTCATTGACGAATGGTGCTCTTTAATTGATCCAGAAGATTATTTTGATCCAATAAACATTTATATTCACGGAATAGCAGAAACAGATGTTGAGGGGTCCCCTAAGATTCATGAGGTTGCACAAAAAATATACGGATATCTCGATGGCGTATTAACTGTATGCCATACTCACTTTGACAGAGTTTCCGTTAGTAAAGCTTTTGATAAATACGACATTAGAATACCTAAACCAAAATGGTTGGATACTGCAAGGGTTGCTCGTCGAACCTGGAATGAAATTTCATGGAGCGGATATGGATTAAAAAATGTCTGTGAATTAATTGGCTATGAATTTAAACATCATAATGCGCTGGAGGATGCAAAAGCTTCTGGACATATTTTAATTGCTGCGATAGCCAAAACAGGTTTGGGAATTGAAGATTGGCTTAAGCGAGTAAAACAACCAATTGATCCTTCTAATATTAGCACTGGCGGTGCAATTCGTCGTGAAGGTAATCCTGAAGGAGTGCTTTATGGTGAAAATTTAGTTTTTACAGGGGCGCTGACAATTCGCCGTATAGACGCGGCAGATCTTGCTGCCCAAATAGGATGCAATGTGGAGTCTGGAGTCACAAAAAAAACTACAATTTTAGTTGTTGGTGATCAAGATGTAACAAAGTTAGCTGGGAAGGAAAAAAGCTCAAAGCACCAAAAAGCTGAGCGACTAATTACAAAAGGGCAACAAATCAGAATTTTAAGAGAAAGTGACTTTAAAGAATTGGTGAACAACGCAGAGGACATCGCTTAA
- a CDS encoding type II toxin-antitoxin system HicB family antitoxin gives MYRYEIIIYWSNEDNAFIAEVPELPGCIAHGETHEKALKNAKEAIQLWIDTAKEFGDPIPEPKGERLIFA, from the coding sequence ATGTATAGATACGAAATTATTATTTACTGGAGTAATGAAGACAATGCATTTATAGCAGAAGTGCCTGAACTTCCTGGCTGTATAGCTCATGGAGAGACTCATGAAAAAGCATTAAAAAATGCTAAAGAGGCAATTCAATTATGGATTGATACCGCTAAGGAGTTTGGTGATCCCATACCTGAGCCTAAGGGGGAAAGATTGATATTTGCTTAA
- a CDS encoding toxin HicA, whose amino-acid sequence MGKHEKLLLKILCGTSDANIKFEDLCSLLKHFGFDMRIKSSHHMFRKKAVIEKINLQREGNKAKPYQVKQVRNIIVKYKRGGTI is encoded by the coding sequence ATAGGTAAACATGAGAAGCTCTTGCTTAAGATTCTTTGTGGAACATCGGATGCAAATATTAAATTTGAAGATTTATGCAGCCTGTTGAAACATTTCGGTTTTGACATGAGGATTAAAAGCAGCCATCACATGTTCAGAAAGAAAGCTGTTATAGAAAAAATTAATCTTCAGCGTGAGGGCAATAAGGCAAAGCCTTATCAGGTTAAACAAGTAAGAAACATTATAGTAAAATATAAACGCGGAGGGACTATTTGA
- a CDS encoding HEPN domain-containing protein, with protein MQSPFELKGYWWLPDSEENKLPGTLTYSQEDGADLELVGVFDSKKLEPIQQLPIILGVTQQGKSITLYKCIISSWAYPLVGLGGGKYLVHFVFEGVHFEAEEKIRFNQLCGSYTDLDAWVDIYGFAIEVDTADSKFVSKIRYEKPMSQFFDVGETFEVGIGFSSRGPNHTIIQTEVTISQSAYLVVKSKNGDIQFDDLFKQLNIFAYLLQFAIQRIPYPMSVFGFSKENPQELGEGKIHYPEINIFYTPIEPIVSRKQKLPQEFLYTFKDLSGDQISAWFTSFDKYETIIHLYRSLFYSNRLFIDTKFLNIAQSLESLHSILFDGQYLSHDKFVEQKERVLSAVPAELTEWVEGALSNANYKRFRQKIFELLDNKKETSGRFVDDMELFAKRVTNTRNEFVHHNERKLTFQKEELPSIIYVLTMIFELYLLGIIGFSDEKVKELLEPKIQAHLTGWKHLRTIKK; from the coding sequence ATGCAAAGTCCATTTGAATTGAAAGGATACTGGTGGCTCCCCGACTCAGAAGAGAATAAATTGCCTGGAACACTAACTTATTCTCAAGAAGATGGTGCCGATCTTGAACTGGTAGGAGTGTTTGATTCAAAAAAACTAGAACCAATACAACAATTGCCTATTATTCTTGGGGTTACTCAACAGGGAAAATCTATTACTTTATACAAGTGCATTATCAGTTCTTGGGCTTATCCGCTGGTTGGATTAGGCGGAGGTAAATACTTGGTGCACTTTGTTTTTGAAGGGGTGCATTTTGAGGCAGAAGAAAAAATTAGATTTAATCAATTATGTGGTAGTTACACAGATTTAGACGCTTGGGTAGATATTTATGGATTTGCAATTGAAGTGGATACTGCTGACAGCAAATTTGTCTCAAAAATAAGATATGAAAAACCTATGTCGCAATTTTTCGATGTTGGAGAAACTTTCGAGGTTGGCATAGGTTTTTCGAGTCGTGGTCCAAACCACACTATAATACAAACTGAAGTGACAATTTCTCAGAGCGCGTATCTTGTCGTAAAAAGCAAAAATGGCGATATTCAATTTGATGATTTATTCAAACAATTAAATATATTCGCGTATTTACTTCAATTTGCAATCCAAAGGATACCTTATCCTATGTCTGTGTTTGGCTTTTCAAAGGAGAACCCACAAGAACTCGGCGAAGGCAAGATACATTATCCAGAAATAAATATCTTCTATACGCCTATAGAGCCGATTGTAAGCAGAAAACAAAAATTGCCGCAGGAATTTTTATATACCTTCAAGGATTTATCAGGAGACCAAATCTCTGCATGGTTTACATCCTTTGATAAATACGAAACGATAATTCATTTATATCGCTCGTTATTCTATAGCAACCGATTGTTTATTGATACAAAATTTCTAAATATCGCTCAGTCGCTAGAGTCTTTGCACAGTATTTTGTTTGATGGTCAATATTTATCGCACGATAAATTTGTTGAGCAAAAGGAGAGAGTGCTGAGCGCTGTTCCTGCTGAATTAACTGAATGGGTGGAAGGCGCATTGAGTAACGCGAACTACAAAAGATTTCGACAAAAAATCTTTGAACTTCTTGATAATAAAAAAGAGACCTCTGGACGATTTGTTGATGATATGGAACTTTTTGCTAAAAGAGTTACTAACACGAGAAATGAATTTGTGCATCACAACGAACGGAAATTGACTTTCCAAAAAGAAGAGTTGCCTTCCATTATTTATGTATTGACAATGATATTTGAGTTGTACTTATTGGGAATCATTGGATTTTCCGATGAAAAAGTCAAGGAACTTTTAGAACCTAAGATACAGGCTCACTTGACTGGATGGAAGCATTTACGGACAATCAAGAAATGA
- a CDS encoding Panacea domain-containing protein, with amino-acid sequence MCIHFNFDFKKATQALNYLAKISGGKVNKMKAIKLIYFADRYHLRKYGRPVTNDEYVAMEYGPVGSKTKDIAENTSFLDTIESEYNRQYIEKQGIYDIQSIHDVDMNVFSDSDIEALEFAIKYFGHLDKFQLAEVSHAYPEWKRFEKRLESGIGSVFNMDYEDFFKDAMSGSEQLIPLEGKDLFAMDTDDKEEMLNYVKEQMELKNQWEQVPD; translated from the coding sequence ATGTGTATCCATTTCAATTTTGATTTCAAAAAAGCTACTCAAGCCCTGAACTACCTTGCAAAAATATCCGGCGGAAAGGTAAATAAGATGAAGGCCATAAAGCTTATTTATTTTGCCGATAGGTACCACTTGCGCAAATATGGTCGACCGGTAACCAACGATGAATATGTTGCAATGGAATACGGTCCGGTAGGTTCTAAAACGAAAGATATTGCTGAAAATACCTCTTTTCTGGACACCATTGAGAGTGAATATAATAGACAATATATCGAAAAACAAGGTATTTATGATATTCAGTCTATACATGATGTAGATATGAATGTTTTCTCAGATTCTGATATTGAAGCGCTGGAGTTTGCAATAAAATATTTCGGACATCTTGACAAATTTCAGCTTGCAGAAGTTTCCCACGCATATCCGGAATGGAAGAGGTTTGAAAAGAGGTTGGAGTCAGGTATTGGTTCTGTATTTAACATGGATTACGAAGATTTCTTTAAAGATGCCATGTCCGGAAGCGAGCAGTTAATCCCATTAGAAGGTAAGGACTTATTTGCTATGGATACTGATGATAAAGAAGAAATGCTGAATTATGTAAAAGAACAAATGGAACTGAAAAATCAATGGGAGCAAGTTCCTGATTGA
- a CDS encoding DUF5615 family PIN-like protein, with translation MSKKLKFYTDEHVSNSVVKGLRLRGVDALTTKEAGMLGADDKEHIAFAMKERRVIFTQDEDFLKLHSRGVKHSGIVYAHQRTPIGDIVRGLMLIYQVLESDEMKNHLEFL, from the coding sequence ATGAGTAAAAAGCTTAAGTTTTATACAGACGAACATGTATCCAATTCTGTTGTGAAAGGATTGCGACTTCGAGGCGTGGATGCTTTGACGACAAAAGAAGCTGGGATGTTGGGCGCAGATGATAAGGAACATATAGCTTTTGCCATGAAAGAAAGAAGAGTCATATTTACGCAAGATGAGGATTTTCTGAAGCTACATTCAAGAGGTGTTAAACACAGCGGTATCGTGTATGCTCACCAACGTACTCCAATTGGCGACATTGTAAGAGGACTCATGCTAATTTATCAAGTACTCGAATCAGATGAGATGAAAAATCATCTTGAATTTTTGTAA
- a CDS encoding DUF433 domain-containing protein, producing MITKTLDGHIEITEGITGGKPRIAGHRITVQNIVLWHELLGRSADEIAAEYDLTLADVYAALAYYYDHRAEIDKSIEESESFVEALRQKTPSKVLQKLNE from the coding sequence ATGATTACGAAAACTTTAGATGGACACATCGAGATTACCGAAGGTATCACCGGTGGTAAGCCGAGAATAGCTGGACATCGTATCACCGTTCAAAATATTGTTCTTTGGCACGAACTGTTGGGACGTAGCGCAGACGAAATTGCTGCTGAATATGATCTGACTTTAGCCGATGTTTACGCTGCTTTGGCCTATTACTACGATCATCGCGCTGAAATTGACAAATCGATTGAGGAGAGTGAATCTTTTGTGGAAGCATTACGTCAAAAAACGCCTTCAAAAGTATTGCAAAAATTAAATGAGTAA
- a CDS encoding type II toxin-antitoxin system HicB family antitoxin, producing the protein MYRYEIIIYRSNEDNAFIAEVPELPGCIAHGETPEKALKNAKESIQLWIDTAKEFGDPIPEPKGERLIFA; encoded by the coding sequence ATGTATAGATACGAAATTATTATTTACCGGAGTAATGAAGACAATGCGTTTATAGCAGAAGTGCCCGAACTTCCTGGCTGTATAGCTCATGGAGAAACTCCTGAAAAAGCATTAAAAAATGCTAAAGAGTCAATTCAATTATGGATTGATACCGCTAAGGAGTTTGGCGATCCCATACCTGAGCCTAAGGGAGAAAGATTGATATTTGCTTAA